In Halovivax gelatinilyticus, the following are encoded in one genomic region:
- a CDS encoding nucleotidyltransferase family protein, whose protein sequence is MVESAVHAVVPAAGRGTRLAPLTDDRPKPLVEIAGRPLLARVFDALSSVDLASYVVVIGYRGEQIRDRFGDAYDGTPIECVTQSDPIGLADAVRRAGRVVSGDPFVVCNGDNVLNDDLSRLVTPSLLDPSAPTESSVLVERTTRRRAGETGVVVTTDSGRIERMVEKPDEPPSTLVSAGAYAFSPSIVEACEAIDPAPTGEYELADAISYLVERDRSVEAVPLRRQRVNVNDVEDLDQAEERVDQ, encoded by the coding sequence ATGGTCGAATCCGCCGTCCACGCCGTCGTCCCGGCAGCCGGTCGCGGGACGCGCCTCGCGCCGCTCACCGACGACCGGCCGAAACCGCTCGTCGAGATCGCGGGACGTCCGCTCCTGGCCCGCGTCTTCGACGCCCTCTCTTCGGTCGATCTCGCGTCGTACGTGGTCGTGATCGGCTATCGCGGCGAGCAAATCCGCGACCGCTTCGGCGACGCCTACGACGGTACCCCGATCGAGTGCGTCACCCAGTCGGACCCGATCGGGCTCGCAGATGCCGTCCGTCGGGCGGGTCGCGTCGTCAGCGGCGATCCGTTCGTCGTCTGTAACGGCGACAACGTGTTGAACGACGATCTCTCGCGGCTCGTAACCCCGTCGCTCCTCGATCCGTCCGCACCCACCGAATCCAGCGTTCTCGTCGAACGAACTACGCGACGGCGCGCCGGCGAAACGGGCGTCGTCGTGACGACTGATTCCGGTCGGATCGAGAGGATGGTCGAAAAGCCCGACGAGCCGCCGTCTACGCTCGTCAGTGCCGGCGCGTACGCCTTTTCGCCGTCGATCGTCGAGGCGTGCGAGGCGATCGATCCCGCTCCGACCGGCGAGTACGAGCTAGCAGACGCCATATCCTATCTCGTCGAACGGGACCGATCCGTCGAGGCCGTACCGCTTCGGAGACAGCGGGTCAACGTCAACGATGTCGAGGACCTGGACCAGGCCGAAGAACGCGTCGATCAGTGA
- the glmS gene encoding glutamine--fructose-6-phosphate transaminase (isomerizing) translates to MCGIFGYVGDESAGPIVYRGLETLEYRGYDSAGVALRSGGSDELTIEKRAGEVAALSVPTVPDAISAIGHTRWSTHGAPTDENAHPHTGCDDRLAIVHNGIVENYEAAKADLDEHTFTSETDTEVVAHLLERELDSLEESGPDSPPRDGSPGRPDGGTASREGESADAPDSSDVAWRVRRALESVVDRLDGSYAIAAIHERDDCIVATRNESPLVVGHGSNAAFLASDVPALVEHTREVTYLDDGDVAVLTPDSVSIYRDGRRVEPSISTVEWDADAAQKGGYDHYMRKEIHEQPTALRQALGSRVDVDTGTASLDVDFPQGYLESVEEVQFLACGTSAYAGRYAATLFESLADVRATSVTASEYAFTGGRDPWRTLAVAVTQSGETADTLSALREARGAGARTLGVTNTLGSSVTREADDALFIRAGPEIGVAATKTFASQVSTLALLAIAVGRERGTLTAATAREHLEDLTALPGAIQQVLDREEQIRAVATTFADSDAFFFVGRSYGYPVALEGALKLKEISYDHAEGFPAGELKHGPLALVTDETPVLAVLTDGAGRRESLNNVAEVQARGAPTIGVTTAGVDAGSLDVAFEVPDAGVFSPLVANVYFQLFAYHVANEKGRSIDKPRNLAKSVTVE, encoded by the coding sequence ATGTGTGGAATATTCGGCTACGTCGGCGACGAATCGGCCGGTCCGATCGTTTACCGCGGACTCGAGACGCTCGAGTACCGGGGGTACGACTCGGCCGGCGTCGCGCTCCGATCCGGCGGTTCGGACGAATTGACGATCGAAAAGCGAGCCGGCGAGGTGGCCGCGCTCTCGGTCCCGACGGTCCCCGACGCGATCAGCGCCATTGGCCACACTCGCTGGTCGACCCACGGCGCGCCGACCGACGAGAACGCTCACCCACACACCGGCTGCGACGATCGCCTGGCGATCGTACACAACGGTATCGTCGAGAACTACGAGGCGGCGAAGGCAGATCTCGACGAGCACACGTTCACCAGCGAGACCGATACGGAGGTCGTCGCCCACCTGCTCGAACGCGAGCTCGACTCGCTCGAGGAGTCTGGTCCGGACTCGCCTCCACGCGACGGTAGCCCGGGCCGCCCGGACGGTGGGACGGCGAGTAGAGAGGGGGAATCGGCGGACGCCCCAGATTCGAGTGATGTCGCGTGGCGCGTCCGTCGAGCGCTCGAGTCTGTCGTCGACCGCCTCGATGGAAGTTACGCGATCGCGGCCATACACGAGCGCGACGACTGCATCGTCGCGACCCGAAACGAGAGCCCCCTCGTCGTCGGTCACGGATCGAACGCGGCGTTTCTCGCGAGCGACGTCCCGGCGCTCGTCGAGCACACTCGCGAGGTGACCTACCTGGACGACGGTGACGTCGCCGTCCTGACGCCCGACTCCGTGTCGATCTACCGCGACGGACGCCGGGTCGAACCGTCGATATCGACGGTCGAGTGGGACGCCGACGCCGCGCAGAAGGGCGGATACGACCATTACATGCGAAAGGAGATTCACGAACAACCCACCGCGCTCCGACAGGCGCTCGGTAGTCGTGTCGACGTTGACACTGGCACGGCGTCGCTCGACGTCGACTTTCCGCAGGGCTACCTCGAATCCGTAGAGGAAGTCCAGTTTCTCGCCTGCGGAACGTCCGCGTACGCCGGTCGGTACGCCGCGACGCTGTTCGAGTCGCTGGCCGACGTGCGAGCGACGTCGGTGACCGCGAGTGAATACGCGTTCACTGGCGGTCGCGATCCGTGGCGAACGCTCGCAGTCGCGGTCACACAGAGCGGGGAGACCGCGGACACCCTTTCTGCGTTACGCGAGGCGAGGGGTGCCGGCGCGCGAACGCTCGGCGTGACGAACACGCTCGGAAGTTCCGTCACCAGGGAAGCCGACGACGCGTTATTCATCCGCGCTGGTCCGGAGATCGGCGTCGCCGCGACGAAGACGTTCGCCTCGCAAGTGAGTACCCTCGCGCTCCTCGCCATCGCGGTCGGCAGAGAACGAGGGACACTGACCGCCGCAACGGCCAGAGAGCACTTAGAAGACCTCACGGCACTTCCTGGCGCCATCCAGCAAGTGCTCGATCGGGAAGAACAGATTCGAGCGGTTGCGACGACGTTCGCGGACTCGGACGCCTTCTTCTTCGTCGGTCGATCCTACGGCTACCCGGTCGCCCTGGAAGGCGCGTTGAAATTGAAGGAGATCTCCTACGACCACGCCGAAGGGTTCCCGGCGGGAGAGCTCAAACACGGTCCGCTCGCGTTAGTGACAGACGAGACGCCCGTGCTCGCCGTGCTGACCGACGGGGCCGGTCGTCGCGAGAGTCTGAACAACGTCGCTGAGGTACAGGCGCGCGGCGCGCCGACGATCGGCGTCACCACGGCCGGCGTCGACGCCGGCTCGCTCGACGTCGCGTTCGAGGTACCCGACGCCGGCGTCTTCTCACCTCTGGTGGCGAACGTCTACTTCCAGCTGTTCGCCTACCACGTCGCCAACGAGAAGGGTCGGTCGATCGATAAACCGCGAAACCTGGCAAAGAGCGTCACGGTCGAGTGA
- the hepT gene encoding type VII toxin-antitoxin system HepT family RNase toxin codes for MVDPDRIRSKLGSLETYLRGLEEKKNCGESTYLQDRDLQDIVERRFEKAIRCCLDIASHIVATEGYREPTDYGDLFRILEEESILTSSTADRMVEMAGFRNVLAHEYADIVDEYVYAHLQDFEHFRTFAAEIAENLPEVE; via the coding sequence ATGGTCGATCCTGATCGAATCCGATCGAAACTCGGTTCACTCGAAACCTATCTTCGCGGCCTGGAGGAGAAGAAAAATTGTGGTGAATCTACCTATTTGCAGGATCGAGACCTACAGGATATCGTAGAGCGACGCTTCGAGAAAGCGATACGGTGCTGTCTCGACATCGCCTCGCACATCGTTGCGACCGAAGGGTACCGCGAACCGACGGATTACGGCGATCTCTTTCGAATTTTAGAGGAAGAATCGATTCTCACGTCATCAACGGCGGATCGGATGGTCGAAATGGCTGGATTCAGAAACGTATTGGCACACGAGTACGCGGACATCGTCGACGAGTACGTCTACGCACACCTTCAGGACTTCGAACACTTTCGGACGTTCGCCGCCGAAATCGCCGAGAACTTGCCCGAAGTCGAGTGA
- the mntA gene encoding type VII toxin-antitoxin system MntA family adenylyltransferase antitoxin, which translates to MDGDERRLSSDRSGRGPSVDLDALRDCLDAYPLSIAVVFGSTVQGTATQFSDLDVGVVFESSVEQSRRVRLIGSITATISAEMNWDAVDVVDLERASPSIAYNALSTGILVVGTEPEAAELEAKHLRRKLDFAPVKREWQAALDCRLAEGSYGRS; encoded by the coding sequence ATGGATGGAGACGAACGTCGCCTATCGTCCGATCGCTCCGGGCGTGGTCCGTCGGTCGATCTCGATGCACTACGCGATTGTTTGGACGCGTATCCGCTGTCGATTGCCGTTGTTTTCGGTTCTACCGTCCAGGGAACGGCCACTCAGTTTAGTGATCTCGATGTCGGCGTCGTGTTCGAATCATCGGTCGAGCAATCGAGACGGGTCCGACTGATCGGTTCGATCACCGCAACGATCTCCGCAGAAATGAACTGGGACGCGGTCGATGTCGTCGATCTCGAACGAGCCTCTCCATCGATCGCGTACAACGCTCTTTCGACCGGAATTCTGGTCGTCGGAACCGAGCCAGAGGCAGCGGAGTTAGAAGCGAAACACCTCCGACGGAAGCTCGACTTTGCCCCGGTCAAACGTGAGTGGCAGGCGGCGTTAGACTGCCGACTCGCGGAGGGATCGTATGGTCGATCCTGA
- the glmM gene encoding phosphoglucosamine mutase, whose protein sequence is MSLFGTSGVRGPVGDVVTAELALAVGRAVGVDAETVVIGRDVRESGELLADALAAGLRESGTDVVSIGVASTPTIARSVGWYDADAGVAVTASHNPPEDNGIKLWDETGMAMARSRLDEIERRMGVDEYALATWDEIGGMTDRGDAISRHVAAIADAVEIDDPPRVVVDVGCGTGSITARALRELGCHVETLNALPDGRFPARPSEPNADNCSALAAVVEAIDADIGVAHDGDADRLLAVDEEGTILEGDVLLALFGRDAVERARSASGDGTANEPLVAAPVNTSLAVDDALADVGASLTRTRVGDGYVAERTNQPDVVFGGEPSGAWIWPEETPCPDGPLAAARLAALVARHGPLSSLSAAVPAYPIYRAAVETPEKGAVMQALGSAIADGAGPGPIEETDDRDGLRVDLGDAWYLVRASGTQPLVRVTAQARDEERARAVFEDARALVESVVENA, encoded by the coding sequence ATGTCTCTCTTCGGAACGAGCGGGGTACGCGGACCGGTCGGCGACGTCGTGACGGCGGAACTCGCGCTCGCGGTCGGGCGAGCCGTCGGCGTCGACGCCGAGACCGTCGTGATCGGCCGCGACGTCCGCGAGAGCGGCGAACTTCTCGCCGACGCCCTCGCGGCCGGACTGCGCGAGTCGGGAACCGACGTCGTCTCAATCGGCGTCGCGAGCACGCCGACGATCGCTCGCAGCGTCGGCTGGTACGATGCCGACGCGGGCGTCGCTGTCACCGCGTCGCACAACCCGCCTGAAGATAACGGAATCAAACTCTGGGACGAAACCGGCATGGCGATGGCCCGATCCCGACTCGACGAGATAGAGCGTCGGATGGGCGTCGACGAGTACGCCCTCGCGACCTGGGACGAAATCGGCGGTATGACCGACCGAGGTGACGCCATCTCTCGTCACGTCGCGGCGATCGCCGACGCGGTCGAGATCGACGATCCGCCGAGGGTGGTCGTCGACGTCGGCTGTGGCACAGGTTCGATCACGGCGCGGGCGCTCCGGGAACTGGGCTGTCACGTCGAGACGCTAAATGCCCTGCCGGACGGTCGATTTCCGGCGCGGCCGAGCGAGCCCAACGCCGACAATTGCAGCGCGCTCGCGGCGGTAGTCGAGGCGATCGACGCCGATATTGGCGTCGCCCACGACGGTGACGCCGACCGACTCCTCGCCGTCGACGAGGAGGGGACGATCCTCGAGGGGGACGTCCTCCTCGCCCTCTTCGGACGGGACGCGGTCGAGCGGGCCCGCAGCGCAAGCGGTGACGGGACGGCGAACGAACCGCTCGTGGCCGCGCCGGTCAACACGAGCCTCGCGGTCGACGACGCGCTGGCGGACGTCGGTGCCTCGCTCACGCGAACGCGCGTCGGTGATGGCTACGTCGCCGAGCGAACGAACCAACCAGATGTCGTTTTCGGCGGCGAACCGTCTGGGGCGTGGATCTGGCCGGAGGAGACGCCGTGTCCGGACGGCCCGCTCGCGGCCGCTCGGCTCGCTGCGCTCGTCGCCCGTCACGGGCCGCTGTCGTCGCTTTCGGCCGCCGTCCCTGCTTACCCGATCTACCGCGCGGCCGTCGAGACGCCGGAGAAGGGCGCGGTCATGCAGGCGCTCGGCTCGGCGATCGCAGACGGGGCCGGACCCGGTCCGATCGAGGAAACCGACGATCGTGACGGACTCCGCGTCGACCTGGGTGATGCCTGGTACCTCGTTCGAGCTAGCGGGACCCAGCCGCTGGTTCGCGTTACTGCACAGGCCAGAGACGAAGAGCGCGCCCGGGCGGTGTTCGAGGACGCCCGCGCCCTGGTCGAATCGGTGGTCGAGAACGCGTAG
- a CDS encoding isoaspartyl peptidase/L-asparaginase — MQVIVHGGAGGRPDEPEPRQAVLDDAADAGVSADEPLDAVEAAVTVLESSPRFNAGVGGAVQSDGVVRTDAGIMTDDRAIGAACSMPGVEHAVSVARAVMEETPHGFVSGDHAVALAEAFEIETGMDLWSERTREKWNELDAPDGDARAHLAWIRDRYGRSDPDGRETDAAGVGDEHDHDTVGAVAFEDGQLAAATSTGGRWLALAGRVGDVPQVGSGFYCGPAAGVSATGAGEDIARVTLSRRVSRHVERGLDADAATSLAIDEFGELTGSSAGVIAIDANGTVGSAYNSEGMQSAVARD, encoded by the coding sequence ATGCAGGTAATCGTCCACGGTGGCGCGGGTGGTCGTCCAGACGAACCGGAACCCAGACAGGCCGTCCTCGACGACGCAGCCGACGCCGGTGTGAGCGCCGACGAGCCGCTGGACGCCGTCGAAGCGGCGGTCACGGTACTCGAATCGTCACCCCGGTTCAACGCGGGGGTCGGCGGAGCCGTCCAGAGCGACGGCGTCGTCCGGACCGACGCCGGAATCATGACCGACGACCGCGCAATCGGCGCCGCGTGCTCGATGCCGGGCGTCGAACACGCCGTCAGCGTCGCCCGCGCCGTCATGGAAGAGACACCGCACGGGTTCGTCTCCGGCGACCACGCGGTTGCATTGGCCGAGGCGTTCGAAATCGAAACGGGCATGGATCTCTGGTCCGAACGCACGCGCGAGAAGTGGAACGAACTCGACGCCCCGGACGGCGACGCGAGGGCACACCTCGCCTGGATCCGCGATCGGTACGGCCGGTCCGATCCCGACGGACGAGAGACGGACGCTGCCGGCGTCGGCGACGAACACGACCACGACACGGTCGGCGCCGTCGCGTTCGAGGACGGCCAGCTCGCCGCGGCGACCTCGACCGGCGGCCGATGGCTGGCCCTCGCGGGTCGCGTCGGGGACGTCCCGCAGGTCGGTTCCGGGTTTTACTGCGGCCCGGCCGCGGGCGTGAGCGCGACGGGTGCCGGTGAAGATATTGCCCGCGTGACCCTTTCGCGCCGCGTTTCCAGGCACGTCGAACGCGGACTCGACGCCGATGCGGCGACCAGCCTCGCGATCGACGAGTTCGGCGAACTGACCGGCTCGAGCGCCGGCGTGATCGCGATCGACGCGAACGGAACCGTCGGTTCCGCTTACAACAGCGAGGGAATGCAGAGCGCCGTCGCTCGGGACTAG
- the icd gene encoding isocitrate dehydrogenase (NADP(+)), translating into MSYDKIEVPDDGAKITLKEGTDDELEVPDNPIIPIIYGDGVGSDVGPAAQTVLDAAAKATGREIHWMRVYAGESARETYDENLPDETVEAIKEHRVAIKGPLTTPVGAGFRSLNVGLRKLLDLYANVRPTYHLDGVPSPVKEPEKMDMVTFRENTEDVYAGIEWEAGTDEVEQVKAFVEDEMGADGVIHDGPVGIGVKPITEFGTKRLVRRAIDYALEHDRDSVTLVHKGNIMKFTEGQFRDWGYEVADEEYGDEVITEDTLWEERDGEMPDDAVVVNDRIADNMLQQILTRTDQYDVVATMNLNGDYMSDACGAQIGGLGIAPGANFGDGRLLAEPVHGSAPKYEGQDKVNPTAMILSGRIMLEYMGWDDAADLVRDAVEATIVDGLVTYDLERQLDDAEKLATSEFADAVVENIETLS; encoded by the coding sequence ATGAGTTACGACAAGATCGAAGTCCCCGATGACGGGGCGAAGATCACGCTGAAAGAAGGGACGGACGACGAACTCGAGGTTCCGGATAACCCAATTATCCCGATAATTTACGGTGACGGCGTCGGCTCGGACGTCGGCCCCGCAGCACAGACCGTACTCGACGCGGCGGCGAAGGCGACGGGTCGAGAGATCCACTGGATGCGCGTCTACGCCGGGGAATCTGCACGTGAGACGTACGACGAGAACCTCCCGGACGAGACCGTCGAAGCCATCAAAGAACACCGCGTCGCCATCAAGGGTCCGCTGACGACGCCCGTCGGCGCCGGCTTCCGCTCGCTCAACGTCGGCCTTCGTAAACTGCTCGACCTTTACGCGAACGTTCGACCGACCTACCACCTGGACGGCGTTCCGTCGCCGGTCAAAGAACCCGAGAAGATGGACATGGTCACGTTCCGCGAAAACACGGAGGACGTCTACGCCGGCATCGAGTGGGAAGCCGGCACCGACGAGGTCGAACAGGTCAAGGCGTTCGTCGAAGACGAGATGGGTGCCGACGGCGTCATCCACGACGGCCCAGTCGGCATCGGCGTCAAGCCGATCACGGAGTTCGGGACGAAGCGACTCGTCCGCCGCGCAATCGACTACGCGCTCGAACACGACCGCGACTCGGTGACGCTCGTCCACAAGGGCAACATCATGAAGTTCACCGAGGGTCAGTTCCGCGACTGGGGCTACGAAGTTGCCGACGAGGAGTACGGCGACGAGGTCATCACCGAAGACACCCTCTGGGAGGAGCGAGATGGCGAGATGCCCGACGACGCCGTCGTCGTCAACGACCGCATCGCCGACAACATGCTCCAGCAGATCCTCACCCGCACCGACCAGTACGACGTCGTCGCGACGATGAACTTAAACGGCGACTACATGTCCGACGCCTGCGGCGCTCAGATCGGCGGCCTCGGCATCGCCCCCGGTGCCAACTTCGGCGACGGTCGGCTGCTCGCCGAACCCGTCCACGGCTCCGCGCCGAAGTACGAGGGCCAGGACAAGGTCAACCCCACGGCGATGATCCTCTCGGGTCGCATCATGCTCGAGTACATGGGCTGGGACGACGCCGCCGACCTCGTCCGTGACGCCGTCGAGGCGACCATCGTCGACGGTCTGGTCACCTACGACCTCGAACGCCAGCTCGACGACGCCGAGAAGCTCGCCACCAGCGAGTTCGCCGACGCAGTCGTCGAGAACATCGAAACGCTGTCGTAA
- a CDS encoding sugar phosphate nucleotidyltransferase, with protein sequence MNDRDVPAVILAAGEGRRLTPLTHRRPKPMLPVANRPLLEYVVSAIAEAGIDRVVMVVGHRQERIRTHFRDGDDWGVTIEYVDQSTRLGTAHAVSQVEDVVHGPFLVLNGDRIVDPSLIRDVRSTLLESGSPVVSVTPSKRPSEYGVIELDGDRIVSIEEKPAAVSASALINAGVYGFDADIFRAIYETPQEDGELAITTTLASYVETGSISTVRYRGTWLDVSHLWDLLYVTAATIEPKGRDGSFERTHETATTAEDVVVGTNVRIGPNATIDGATALGDNVTVGANAVVANSVVLADAVIEPGAIVRDAVVGESARIGPNTTLPGGSASVVVEGEVFDDVEFGGVVGDTARVGGGVTIDPGTIVGDGVRIDHGVSVGGRLESETLVRRG encoded by the coding sequence ATGAACGATCGGGACGTCCCCGCCGTGATTCTCGCCGCCGGCGAAGGGCGGCGACTGACCCCGCTGACCCACCGGCGACCGAAGCCCATGCTTCCGGTAGCGAATCGGCCCCTCCTCGAGTACGTCGTCTCGGCCATCGCCGAAGCGGGTATCGACCGAGTCGTGATGGTCGTCGGCCACCGCCAGGAACGGATTCGGACCCACTTTCGCGACGGCGACGACTGGGGCGTAACGATCGAGTACGTCGACCAATCGACGCGACTCGGCACCGCCCACGCCGTTTCCCAGGTCGAAGACGTCGTCCACGGTCCGTTTCTGGTGTTAAACGGCGATCGCATCGTCGACCCGTCGCTCATCCGCGACGTCCGATCCACCTTGCTAGAATCGGGGTCACCCGTCGTGAGCGTGACGCCCTCGAAGCGCCCGAGCGAGTACGGCGTGATCGAACTCGACGGCGATCGAATCGTCTCGATCGAGGAGAAACCGGCCGCCGTCTCGGCGTCGGCGCTCATCAACGCCGGCGTCTACGGGTTCGACGCCGACATCTTCAGGGCCATCTACGAGACGCCGCAGGAAGACGGCGAACTCGCCATCACCACGACCCTCGCGTCGTACGTCGAAACGGGATCGATCTCGACCGTCAGGTATCGCGGCACCTGGCTCGACGTCTCGCACCTCTGGGACCTGCTCTACGTCACCGCGGCGACGATCGAACCGAAGGGTCGCGACGGATCGTTCGAGCGAACGCACGAGACCGCCACCACGGCCGAGGACGTCGTCGTCGGAACGAACGTGCGGATCGGTCCGAACGCCACGATCGACGGGGCGACCGCCCTCGGCGACAACGTGACCGTCGGCGCGAACGCCGTCGTGGCAAACAGCGTCGTGCTGGCGGACGCGGTGATCGAACCGGGCGCGATCGTTCGCGACGCCGTCGTCGGCGAGAGCGCTCGAATCGGGCCGAATACGACCCTTCCGGGAGGATCCGCCTCGGTCGTCGTCGAGGGAGAGGTGTTCGACGACGTCGAATTCGGCGGTGTCGTCGGCGACACCGCGCGCGTCGGTGGCGGCGTAACGATCGACCCCGGGACGATCGTCGGCGACGGCGTCCGGATCGACCACGGCGTGAGCGTCGGCGGTCGACTCGAGAGCGAGACGCTCGTCAGGAGGGGCTAA
- a CDS encoding SDR family oxidoreductase, producing the protein MNVLVTGGAGFIGSHVAQALLDGGHHVVVLDSMDPYYDTEIKAENRSCCERTAAHRYYFVEGSITDADLVDRVFSSYGIEFVFHQAAQAGVRTSVENPHKPHEINTTGLLTLLEAAADHDVVRFVNASSSSVYGHDEYLPYDEAHPTRPRSPYGVTKLTAEHYCRVFTEIHGLPTVSLRYFTVYGPRMRPNMAISNFTSRCLSGEPPVIYGDGQQSRDFTYVDDVVSANLALLETDAADGEVMNVGSSGSITIDELAAHVVSVTGADVEPVYDDPRAADARHTHADVSKARRLIGYEPTTDIRDGVSRFVEWYADNREWYEPLVRAS; encoded by the coding sequence ATGAACGTCCTCGTCACCGGCGGCGCCGGGTTCATCGGCTCGCACGTCGCCCAGGCGCTGCTCGACGGTGGACACCACGTCGTCGTTCTCGATTCGATGGATCCGTACTACGACACCGAGATCAAAGCCGAGAACCGCTCGTGTTGTGAGCGGACGGCCGCCCACCGGTACTACTTCGTCGAGGGATCGATCACCGACGCGGATCTGGTCGACCGCGTCTTCTCGAGCTACGGGATCGAGTTCGTCTTCCACCAGGCGGCGCAGGCGGGCGTCCGGACCAGCGTCGAGAATCCGCACAAGCCCCACGAGATCAACACCACCGGCCTCCTCACGCTCCTCGAAGCGGCGGCCGACCACGACGTCGTCCGCTTTGTCAACGCCTCATCGTCGTCGGTCTACGGCCACGACGAATACCTGCCGTACGACGAGGCCCATCCGACGAGACCCCGAAGTCCTTACGGGGTGACGAAACTCACCGCCGAACACTACTGCCGCGTTTTCACGGAGATCCACGGTCTGCCGACGGTCTCGCTCAGGTACTTTACGGTCTACGGCCCGCGAATGCGTCCGAACATGGCGATTTCGAACTTCACCTCGCGCTGTCTGAGCGGCGAGCCGCCGGTTATCTACGGCGACGGCCAGCAGTCGCGCGATTTTACCTACGTCGACGACGTCGTCTCCGCGAACCTCGCACTGCTCGAGACCGACGCCGCCGACGGAGAGGTGATGAACGTCGGTTCGTCCGGTTCGATCACGATCGACGAACTCGCCGCTCACGTCGTCTCTGTCACTGGCGCTGACGTTGAGCCAGTCTACGACGACCCCAGAGCGGCGGACGCCAGACACACCCACGCCGACGTCTCGAAGGCGCGCCGACTCATCGGCTACGAACCGACGACGGACATCCGCGACGGCGTCTCGCGCTTTGTGGAGTGGTACGCCGACAATCGCGAGTGGTACGAACCGCTCGTTCGGGCGTCGTAG
- the glmU gene encoding bifunctional sugar-1-phosphate nucleotidylyltransferase/acetyltransferase: MQTVVLAAGQGTRMRPLTDERPKPMLPVANRPLVSHTVDGAVAAGASRIVLVVGYESDPIREYFGETHGGVPITYVTQHEQAGTADAVRTAGPELDAEPFVVLNGDALFEQDGLDRLYDGGPAIASVRVDDPTHYGVLDVEEDVVTGIVEKPADPPSNLINAGAYLFPSEARDWLDVPQSERGEHELTDVLERTIDRVDVRPVALGRWLDVGRPWELLEANEWRIEALAESSPGGSFEGSVSDDATIVGPVVVEAGATVREGVTIEGPALIRSGVTVGPNAYVRGTTLIGEGARVGHAVEVKNSVLMSGASVNHLSYVGDSILGRDVNFGAGTVVANLRHDDEPVQLTVKGERVSTGRRKFGVVLGDGAKTGIDSNLNAGVTLSTGATTRPGETVTRDR, translated from the coding sequence ATGCAAACTGTCGTGCTCGCCGCCGGTCAGGGAACGCGAATGCGGCCGCTGACCGACGAGCGGCCGAAGCCGATGTTGCCCGTCGCGAACCGCCCGCTCGTGTCCCACACCGTCGACGGCGCGGTCGCCGCCGGTGCCTCCCGTATCGTCCTCGTGGTCGGCTACGAATCGGATCCGATCCGCGAGTACTTCGGCGAGACACACGGGGGCGTGCCGATCACGTACGTCACGCAGCACGAGCAGGCGGGGACGGCCGACGCGGTTCGGACCGCCGGCCCCGAACTCGATGCCGAACCGTTCGTCGTGCTGAACGGTGACGCCCTCTTCGAGCAGGACGGACTCGACCGGCTGTACGACGGCGGCCCGGCGATCGCCAGCGTTCGCGTCGACGATCCGACCCACTACGGCGTGCTCGATGTCGAGGAGGACGTCGTCACGGGTATCGTCGAGAAACCCGCCGATCCGCCGTCGAACCTGATCAACGCCGGCGCCTACCTGTTTCCGTCGGAGGCGCGCGACTGGCTGGACGTCCCGCAAAGCGAACGCGGAGAACACGAGTTGACGGACGTCCTGGAGCGGACGATCGACCGCGTCGACGTCCGTCCCGTCGCCCTCGGCCGCTGGCTCGACGTCGGCCGTCCGTGGGAACTGCTTGAGGCGAACGAATGGCGGATCGAAGCGCTCGCCGAATCCTCTCCCGGCGGGTCGTTCGAAGGCTCGGTCAGCGATGACGCCACGATCGTCGGCCCGGTGGTCGTCGAGGCGGGTGCGACCGTCCGGGAGGGGGTGACGATCGAGGGGCCGGCGCTGATCCGCTCGGGTGTGACGGTCGGCCCGAACGCGTACGTCCGCGGGACGACGCTGATCGGCGAGGGTGCCCGCGTCGGACACGCGGTCGAGGTGAAAAACAGCGTCCTTATGTCCGGGGCGTCGGTCAATCACCTCTCGTACGTCGGCGATTCGATCCTTGGACGCGACGTCAACTTCGGGGCCGGGACGGTCGTCGCCAACCTTCGCCACGACGACGAGCCGGTACAACTCACGGTCAAGGGTGAGCGCGTCTCGACGGGCCGACGCAAGTTCGGCGTCGTCCTCGGCGACGGTGCCAAGACCGGCATCGATTCGAACCTGAACGCCGGCGTCACGCTCTCGACGGGAGCGACGACGCGTCCGGGAGAGACGGTTACTCGTGATCGGTAA